Genomic DNA from Chromatiales bacterium:
GCGACTTACGGTCGCAGATATCCACCTGTTCAAAACGATAGCGCGGGTGCTCAGAAATGCTCGCAAGCGATTCGAGATTACCCGCATAGGTGAGCTTGTCTAGGTTGACGATCTCGGCATCCATATGTTCGATCGCATGCCGAATCACGGCGGAGCCGATGAAACCAGCCCCGCCGGTAACAATAACCTTCATTGATAAAGACTCCATTTGGCATTTAGCCAATCGTACGAGGGCTCGTCGACGGGACTTGCAGCCTTATCTATCTATTTCGTAGAACAGTTACGGCTTCGGTTTGCCACACGCATTGCCCTGCCCGAAACGACCTCGCCTAGCCAGCACATACCCCCATTGAAAGGGTGACTGCATGTTACCGAATTACAACGTCGTTTTTGAGCCTTTTTGTCAGTAAATTGTTGCAGATGGTCGCAGATTTCGTGGCCATCGGCGTAGGAGCCGAGCCCTCTCGGCGATTATCCCTCGTGCCAGAACATTAGGCTGGCCTCCTACACCAGGCAGCGCACGGTGGGAGCCGGGCCCTTTCGGCGATTATCCCTCGCATCAGAACCCCATCGGCCAGGGGGCTGGCCTCCTACACCAGGTGGCGCACCGTGGGAACCGGGCCCTCTCGGCGATTATCCCTCGCATCAGAACCCCATCGGCCAGGGGGCTGGCCTCCTACGGGGTGGGGAATGAGGCGTCAGACGAACGGGCCTGTCGAGCAGGTGAGTTCGTAGCTGATGGTGCCGGCGTGGGTGGCGACTTCGTCCATGGGGATGGTGGGGCCCCAGAGTTCGACGGGGTCGCCGACGCGGGCGTCGATGCCGCGCAGGTCGATGGTGACCACGTCCATGGAGACGCGGCCGGCGAGGGCGGTGCGCCGGCCGGCCACGGCGACGGGGGTGCCGGAGGGGGCGTGGCGGGGGTAGCCATCGCCGTAGCCGATGGCGACGCAGCCGATGGGCATGTCTTCGGGGCAGGTCCAGTCGCCGCCGTAGCCGATGGCATCGCCCCGCCGGGCCTGGCGGATGGCGATGAGCGGGGCGGTGAGGGTCATCACCGGGCGCAGGCCGAGGTCGGCGGCGGGGGTCTCGGCGAAGGGCGAGCCGCCGTAGAGCATGATGCCCGGGCGTACCCAGTCGCGATGGCTGTCGGGACGGCTGAGGATGGCGGCCGAATTGGCGAGGCTTTGCGGGCCGGCCAGGCCGCCGGTGGCCCGGTCGAAGGCGGCGATCTGTTCGTCGGTGACGGGGGAGCCCGGCTCGTCGGCGCGGGCGAAGTGGGTCATGAGGCCGGGCGGGCCGGCGACATTGGCGTGGGCACTGAGCGCCTGGTAGAGCCCGGCCACCTCCTCCATCGCCACTCCCATGCGGTGCATGCCGGTATCGATCTTGAGCCAGACGGCCAACGGCTGCGGCAGGCGGACGGCATCCAGCAGGGCGCATTGCCAGGCCTGGTGCAGGCACAGGCTGATGCCCCTGTCGGCGGCCGCGCGCAGTTCGTCCGCGTCCCGCGGGCCCTGCAGGGCGAGCACGGGCAGCCGGATGCCGGCCTCGCGCAGGGCCAGGGCCTCGTCCACGCAGGCCACGGCCAGGCCGTCGGCGGCCTCCCCTGCCCCCCCTGCCGCCAGGGCCTCGGCCACGCGCAGCATGCCATGACCGTAGGCGTCGGCCTTCACCGCGGCCATCACCCGCGCGCCGGGGGCGGCGGCGCGCACGCGACCGAGGTTGTGGCGCAGGGCGGCGAGATCGAACTGCGCGCGGGCGTGGCGGCGCATCAGAAGCCCTCGTTGGAATAGATCTCGGGGGTGAAGTTCTCGAACTTGGTGTACTGGCCGAGGAAGGTGAGGCGCACGGTGCCGATGGGGCCGTTACGCTGCTTGCCGATGATGATCTCGGCCGTGCCCTTGTCGGGGCTCTCGGGGTTGTAGACCTCGTCGCGGTAGATGAAGACGATGACGTCCGCATCCTGCTCGATGGCGCCGGATTCGCGCAGGTCCGACATGACCGGGCGCTTGTTGGGGCGCTGCTCCAGCGAGCGGTTGAGCTGGGAGAGTGCGATCACCGGCACGCTGAGTTCCTTGGCCAGGGCCTTGAGGCCGCGGGAGATCTCGGATATCTCGGTGGCGCGGTTCTCGCCGGCGCGGCTGCCGGCCTGCATCAGCTGCAGGTAGTCGATGACGATGAGGCCGAGCTCGCCGTGCTCGCGCATCAGGCGCCGGGCGCGGGCGCGGATCTCGGTGGGGCTCAGGGCGGGGCTGTCGTCGATGAACAGCGGCACCTCGGTGAACATGGACACGGCGCTGGTGAGCCGCGGCCAGTCCTCCTCCTCCAGCCGGCCGGTGCGCAGGCGCTGCTGGTTGATGCGCCCCATGGAGGAGAGCATGCGCATGGCGAGCTGCTCGCCCGGCATTTCCATGCTGAAGATAGCCACCGGCGTCTTGCGCTTGATGGCCGCGTATTCGGCGATGTTCATGGCGAAGGTGGTCTTCCCCATGGACGGGCGGCCGGCCACGATGACCAGGTCACCCGCCTGCAGGCCTGAGGTCATCTCGTCGAAGTCGTTGTAACCGGTGGGCAGGCCGGTGATGGGGTCGTCGCGCTCGAACAGGCTGTCGATGTGCTCGACGGTGTTCTTCAGCAGCGACTTGATGCTGCGAAAGCCCTGCTGGGCACGGGCCCCGCGCTCGGCGATCTCGAAGACGCGGCGCTCGGCGTCGTCCAGCAGCTCCTTGCTGTCGCGCCCGTCGGCGTTGTAGCCGTTGTCCGCGATGGCGGTGCCCACCTCGATCATGCGCCGCAGGATGGCGCGCTCGCGCACGATGTCGGCATAGGCGCGGATGTTGGCCGCGCTGGGGGTGTCCTTGGCCAGGGTGCCGAGGTAGGCCAGCCCGCCCACCGTCTCCAGCTCGCCGCGGCTCTGGAACCACTCGGAGAGGGTGACGACGTCGAAGGGGCTGCTGCGCTCGGCCAGGTCGGCGATGGCGCGGAAGATCAGGCGGTGGTCGTGGCGGTAGAAGTCCTCCTCGCCCACGCGGTCGGCGATCTGGTCCCAGGCGCTGTTTTCCAGCATGAGGCCGCCGAGCACGGCCTGCTCGGCCTCGATGGAATGCGGCGGGACCTTGAGGTCCTCGACGGAACGCTGATGGCGGTTGCTTCTGCTGGCGACTTCGATCATGCGAACACCTCAACGCGGTCGACGTCCCCGGCAGGACGCCGGGCGGATGTGGCAAAAAGGCTAGTGTACCCCGTCAGGCCCGGTGGCGGAGAGGGACAAGTCACGGGACAGGGAGGTGAAAAGCTGTGGATAGCATGTGCGCAACGGCGGACGCCGCTGACACGGACCGTGACCGCCGGCCCCGGGGGGCCGGCGGAACGTGCGATGGGGTGCGGCCTCAGGCCTGTTCTTCGCCGACGACGATGACCTTGACCAGGGCGTCGACGTCGCTGTGCAGGTGCACTTCGAACTCGTACTCGCCGGCCGCGCGGACCGGGCCTTCGGGCATGCGCACTTCGCGCTTTTCGACTTCCACACCGGCCGCGGCGGAGATCGCCTCGGCGATGTCCTGGGTGCCGACGGAGCCGAACAGCTTGCCTTCGCCGCCGGCCGCGGCGGTGATGGTGACTTCCAGGCCGTCGATCTTGGCCTTGCGGGCCTCGGCGGCGGCCAGGGCCTCGGCGGCGGCCTTCTCGAGCTCGGCGCGGCGCGCCTCGAACTCGGCCACGTTCTCCGCGGTGGCATACTTGGCCTTGGCCTGCGGGATCAGGAAGTTGCGCGCATAACCGGCACGCACCTTGACCTTGTCACCGAGACCACCCAGGTTTTCGATCTTTTCCAGCAGAATGACTTCCATCGCACTCACCTTTGAAACGTCAATGTCGGCGTAGACGCCGATTTACTCGTTGCCCCGCGCCCCGGCGCCCGCCCGGGCGCGAAAGTCCGCGAAACAGTCGATGACCCCGAACGCGGTGAGCATCGCCACCGCGTAGGTCGAAAACGGCGGCAGCAGCAACAGCACGTACAGCGCCACCATCCAGCCCATATGCCACTTGTACAGCCGGGCCAGGCCGTGCGCCAGGGCCAGGCCCTGGAGCAGAAACATCGCCGCCGTCACCAGCGCCAGCTGACCCAGCAGCCGGCTGTCGAGCAGCAGCATGCCGAGCACCAGGCCGATGACCAGGCCCGCCGGCCAGAGCCCGAGCCGCAACGCGCGAAACTCCTCGCCAAAGCCGCCCGGGTTGTAGAGCGCGGCCTGCCAGTAGCGGCCGATCACCAGCATGAAGGCCGTGCCCAGCATCAGCGCCACGGCCAGCACGGCGCTCATGAGCCCGGCCAGGCGATCCAGCACCTCGTCGACCTGCGCCGGCGGCATGCCACCCTCGGCGAGCAGGGGCGCCATGCCCTCTGCCAGCGCCTCACGCCAGGTGGCCGTCATCTCCGGCCACAGCAGCTGCGCCAGGAGCAGCAGCCCCAGGGTGAGCAGCAGCAGGGCCTGCAGCGTCAGCCGCCAGGAGACGGTGCGGCGCAGCAGCTCGGCGAAGAGCAGCGGCGCGAGCCACTGCCCCAGCGCGAACAGCAGGCCGAGCTGCGGCACACCGGCCATCACCCAGCCCAGGATCGTGAGGGCCAGGCCGCTCAGCAGCGCCACGCTGGCGCCGGCCGCCAGGCCGAGTCGCAGCGTGACCAGGACCACCGCGGCACCGCTGAGCAGCGCCACCGGCGGCAGAAACAGGGCCAGGACCGCGAACCCGACGGCCGCGGTCACGGCCTGGATGCGGCCCGCCATGATGAAATCCGCGAGCCCACGCATATCCGTTCACCGGCGGCCCGGGTCTCCCCGGACCGTCAGATCCGTTACGGTTCGTGACGATCCGTGTACGGCAGCAGGGCCAGGAAACGCGCACGCTTGACGGCGGTGGCGAGCTGGCGCTGGTAGCGTGCCTTGGTGCCGGTGATGCGGCTGGGCACGATCTTGCCGGTTTCGGTGATGTAGTTCTTCAGCGTGGCGAGATCCTTGTAATCGATCTCTTCGACGCCTTCGGCCGTGAAACGGCAATACTTCCTGCGACGGAAATAACGAGCCATTGCTCTTACCTCATCTCAACAATTCGATTGTCTGCGCATGCAGCACAATCCGGTAACTTTCATCGCGGTAACTGCTGCGGGATACAAAACCCTCGACAACAACGCGATCCCCTTCCTGCAGCGAGCCGGCCACCGGGGCCAGGGTCTCGCCGCTGGCGACGACGGCGATCTGACAACGCGCTTCGCGCGGCATCCCGGCCTCCACCTGGCTGGACTCATGGGCCAGCGTGAAGCGGTGGATGGGAATGCCCGCCGGGGTGATCCGGGACTCGACCTGGCCATGGAGCTGGCCGTCGCGCCGCAACCGGTTGACCCCCGCGGTCATCGACTTACTCGTCGTCGCTGTCCTCGTTGTCGTCCTGACGCGAACGCGGACGCTCATCGCTGTCGTCGGAACCCTTGGCCAGCGGAGAGGCCTCGGTATGCGCCTTGTTCATGCGCATCACCAGGTTGCGGATCACGGCGTCGTTGAAACGGAACGCGCTCTCCAGCTCCTCGATGGGCTCCTGGCCGCATTCCACGTTCATCATGACGTAGTGGGCCTTGTGGATCTTGTTGATGGGGTAGGCGAGCTGACGGCGGCCCCAGTCTTCCAGGCGATGCACCTTGCCCTCGGCGGCCTCGATAATGCCGCGATAGCGCTCGATCATCGCCGGGACCTGCTCGCTCTGGTCCGGATGGACCAGGAAGACGATCTCGTAGTGACGCATGTTGTACTCCTTGCGGATCATAGCCTCCCGCCATGCGAGCGGTGAGGCAAGGAAAAAGAACCGTTTCCGGTCCATGAAAGGCGCGTGATTCTACAGTTGCAAGCCGCGAGTTACAAGTCGCAAGTGGCAAGTCGGGAGTCACAAGTTACAAGCCCCCCCCCGATCGGGCCCCGTAGGAGCGCCGCGAGGCGCGATTGCGGGGGTGGCGGCTTCGTTCCGGCATGGCCATCGCAGCTGGCGCAGCTCCTACAGCGGTAGCCGGCACCTGCCGTGAGGTGGGGGGTCAGGAGCAGGCATCCCCCCACCGTAGGAGCGCCGCGAGGCGCGATTGGGGGGGTGGCGGCTTCGTTCCGGCATGGCCATCGCAGCTGGCGCAGCTCCTACAGCGGTAGCCGGCACCTGCCGTGAGGTGGGGGGTCAGGAGCAGGCATCCCCCCACCGTAGGAGCGCCGCGAGGCGCGATTGGGGGTGGTGGCCTCCTTCCGGCATGGCCATCGCAGCTGGCGCAGCTCCTGCAGCGGTAGCCGGCACCCTGCTGCCCCCGGGAGGGCGGATGCGGCGGGCGTGGCCCGCCCTATGGCTGGCTTGCCACTTGCGACTTGTCACTTGGAATTCGCAACTTGCCGCTGCCGCAGGGCCTCGTACAGGCAGACGCCGGTGGCGACGGAGACGTTGAGGCTTTCGACCTGGCCGCGCATGGGGATGCGGACGAGGTGGTCGCAGTGTTCGCGGGTGAGGCGGCGCAGGCCGCTGCCTTCGGCGCCCATGGCCAGGACGCAGCCGCCGGTGAGGTCGACGTCGTAGAGCTCGGCGGCGCCCTCACCGGCCGCGCCGACCACCCACAGGCCCTGCTGTTTCAGGGTTTCGAGGGTGCGGGCGAGGTTGGTGACCTGGATGAAGGGCACGGACTCGGCGGCCCCGCAGGCGACCTTGCGCACGGTGGGCGTGAGGCCCACGGCCTTGTCGCGCGGCACGATGACGGCCGCCACGCCGGCGGCATCGGCGGTGCGCAGGCAGGCGCCGAGGTTGTGCGGGTCTGTGACACCGTCGAGCACCAGCAGCAGCGGCTGCGGGTTGGCGGCGAGGATGTCGTCCAGCGCCTCCTCGCCCAGGGCCTCGGGGGCCTGGTAGTGGGCAACCACGCCCTGGTGGCGGTCGCCGCCGGCCTCGCGCTCGAGCTGGCGGGCATCGGCCTGTTCGACGCGGATGCCCCGCTCGCGGGCCAGGTCCAGCACCTCCTTGAGGCGCCGGTCGTGCCGGCCGCGGTCGACCAGCAGCCGGGTGATGTTCTCGGGGTCGTTGCGCAGGGCAGCGGTGACGGCGTGCAGGCCGAAGATGCGGCTGTCTCGACTCATGGCTTACTCAGGCGTTACCGCCGTCCGCCTTCTTGCCGGCCGGCTTGCGGCGACGCTTCTTCTTGCTCTTGGCCCGCGGCCGGTCCCCGTCGGGCGAGGCGTCCTCGCCCTGCTTGCCGCCCTCCTTCTTGCCGGAGCGCTTGCCGTCGGCCTTCTTCCCCGACTTCTTCTGGCCGGTCTTCTTCCGGCCCGGTTTCTTCCCCTCGCCCTCGGCGCGACCGCCGTCGCCCATCTCCTCGGCGGCCGGCATGAAGTCGATCTTGCGCTCGTCGAGATCCACCCGCGCGACCTGCACGCGGATCGGGTCGCCGATGCGGTAGACACGGCCGCTGCGCTCGCCGGTCATGCGGTGGCCGATGGGGTCGAAGTTGTAGTAGTCGTTGGCCAGGGAGGTGACGTGCACCAGGCCCTCGACGTAGATGTCCCTGAGCTCGACGAACAGACCAAAGCCGGTGACGGAGGTGACGTAGCCGTCGAACTCCTCGCCCACCTTGTCGAGCATGTACTCGCACTTGAGCCAGTCGACCGCGTCACGGGTGGCCTCGTCGGCGCGCCGCTCGGTCATGGAGCAGTGTTCGCCCATGGTGACCATGTCCTGGTGGTCGTAGCGGAATTGCTCGGGCCGGCCGCCCTTGATGAGGTGGCGGATGGCGCGATGCACCAGCAGGTCCGGGTAGCGGCGGATGGGCGAGGTGAAGTGGGTGTAGTAGTCGTGCGCCAGCCCGAAGTGTCCGGTGGGATCGGGGCTGTATACGGCCTGGCGCAGCGAGCGCAGCAGCACGGTCTGGATGAGGTGCGCATCCGGGCGCTTGCGGATCTGCTCCAGCAGCGCCGTGTAGTGGCCGGGCTCCGGCTCGTCGCCGCCGCCCAGACTCAGGCCCACCTCGCCCAGGAACTCGCGCAGGGCCTCGAGCTTGTCGGCGTTGGGGCCCTCGTGTACGCGGTGCAGGGCGGGGATCTTGTGGTCGCTGAGGAACCTGGCGGCGCAGACGTTGGCCGCGATCATGCACTCCTCGATGACCTTGTGCGCGTCGTTGCGCTCGTAGGGCACGATGCGCTCGATCTTGCGCCCCTCGCCGAAGACGATCTTCGTCTCGGTGGTCTCGAAGTCGATGGCGCCGCGTTCGTCACGCGCCTTGCGCAGGGCATGATAGAGCGTGTACAGGTGATCGAGGTGCGGCACCACGTGGGCATGGCGCTCGCGCGTGGCGGCGTCCTTGTCGACCACGATCTGCGCCACCTCGTCGTAGATGAGGCGCGCGTGCGAGCGCATCACCGCATCGAAGAAGCGGTGCGAGGCGATGGTGCCGTCGCGATTGATCTGCATTTCGCAGACCATGCACAGGCGATCGACCTGCGGGTTGATGGAGCACAGCCCGTTGGACAGCACCTCGGGCAGCATGGGGATCACGCGCTCGGGGAAGTACACCGAGGTGCCGCGCTTGAAGGCCTCGGTATCCAGGGCGCTGCCCGGCAGCACGTAATGGGAGACGTCGGCGATGGCCACCAGCAGGCGCCAGCCGTCGGCGGTGGGTTCGCAGAACACGGCATCGTCGAAGTCGCGCGCGTCCTCGCCGTCGATGGTGACCAGCGGTGTGTCGCGCAGGTCGGTGCGGCCCTGCTTGGCCGACTCCGGCACCTCGTCGCCGAAGCCCAGCGCCTCCTTTTCCACGTCGTGCGGCCACTCGTGCGGCAGGTCGTGGGCGCGGATTGCCACGTCGATCTCCATGCCGGGGGCCATGTGCTCGCCCAGCACCTCGATGACGCGCCCGATGGGCTGGTTGCGGCGCGAGGGCTGCTCGGTGATGGCGGCGATGACGATCTGGCCGTCCTTCGCCTCGCCCTGCTCGCCGGCCGGGATCAGCACATCCTGACTGATGCGCTTGTTGTCCGGCACGACGAAGCCGATGCCGCGCTCGTGAAAGTAGCGCCCGACGATCTCCTCGTGGCTGCGTTCCAGCACCTCGACCAGCGCGCCTTCGCGGCGGCCGCGGCGATCGAGCCCGACCACCCGCACCACCACGCGGTCGCCGTGCAGGATGGAGCGCATCTCGCGCGCGGAGAGGAAGACGTCGTCGCCGCCCTCGTCCGGCACCAGGAAGCCGAAGCCGTCCGGATGGCCGATGACGCGGCCGGCCACCATCTGCGCACGGGCGGCAGGCAGGTAACAGCGGCGGCGGTTGCGCACCAGCTGGCCGTCGCGCTCCATGGCGCGCAGGCGGCGGCGCAGGGCCTCGCGACCGTCCTCGTCCTCGATGGTGAGGAGCTCGACCAGGCCTTCGTAGTCGACCGGGCCGGCGTCCTCGATGACCTCGAGGATCAGCTCGCGGCTGGCGATGGGGCGCTCGTACTTGGTGGCCTCGCGCTCGAAGTTCGGATCGGCGGGGAGATTGTTGCTGTTTCGTTTGGTCATGCGTTTTCCAGTCTGGCCCTCCGGCACGGATTCGTGCGGGCGGGCGGATTTTTTTGATTGCATTCCGTCCGGGATGATTGACAACACCGGATGGGGACGTTAAATTGCGCGCTTCCTGAAGTACGGGCCCTGCGGCCCAGACCTCGTGCCGAGGTGGCGGAATTGGTAGACGCGCTAGCTTCAGGTGCTAGTGGGGGTAACCCCGTGGAGGTTCAAGTCCTCTCCTCGGCACCATCTTTATCCTTCCCTGTTCCTGCAAGACTCCCTGTAGCACAGCCCGAACGACATGGCAGACGCCATGGCGTCGCATCGTCGTGCGCGCCGTTGCGGTCACCGCTGCGCGCACCCGGGGCCTCCCTGCCCCGCCCGTCACCTCAGGCAAAGGGATGCTGCAGCAGGATGTTCTGGTCGCGGTCCGGCCCGGTGGAGATCATGTCCACCGGCGTGCCCACCACTTCCTCGATACGCTTGAGGTAGGCCCTGGCGGCCTCCGGCAGATCCTCATAGCGGGTGATGCCGATGGTGGATTCCTTCCAGCCCGGCAGGTCTTCGTAGATCGGTTCGCAGGTGGCGAAGTTCTCGGCGCCCACCGGCGGCACCGCGCTCTCCTGGCCATCGCAGCGATAGCCCACGCAGATGCGCAGGGTGTCGAGGCCGTCCAGCACGTCCAGCTTGGTCACGCACAGGCCGGAAACGCTGTTGATCTGCACCGAACGGCGCAGGGCCACGGCATCGAACCAGCCGCAGCGGCGCGCGCGGCCGGTGGTGGAACCGAATTCGTGGCCGCGCTTGGCCAGGTGCTCGCCCATCTCGTCGAACAGCTCGGTGGGGAACGGGCCGGCGCCCACGCGGGTGGTGTAGGCCTTGGTGATGCCGAGCACGTAGTCGAGATTGAGCGGGCCCACGCCGCTGCCGGTGCAGGCGCCGCCGGCCGTGGTGTTGGAGGAGGTCACGAAGGGATAGGTGCCGTGATCGATGTCGAGCAGGCTGCCCTGCGCGCCCTCGTAGAGGATGTTCGCGCCCTCGGCGCGCAGCTCCGCCAGGCGCTGGGTGACGTCGCTCACCATCGGCTGCAGGATCTCGGCCAGGGCCAGCGCATCGTCCAGGGTCTTCTGGAAGTCGATGACGTCGGTCTTGAAGTAGTTCTTCAGCACGAAGTTGTGGTAGTCGAGCACCTCACCGAGCTTGGCGGCGAAACGCTCGCGGTGGAACAGGTCGCCCAGGCGCAGGCCGCGACGCGCCACCTTGTCTTCATAGGCCGGGCCGATGCCGCGGCCGGTGGTGCCGATGGCGGCCCTGCCGCGCGCCTGTTCGCGCGCCAGGTCCAGCGCCACGTGGTAGGGCAGGATGAGCTGGCAGGCCTCGGAGATGCGCAGGCGCTCGCGCACCGGCACGTCGCGGTCCTCCAGCATCTTCATCTCGTCCATCAGTGCGTCCGGCGACAGCACCACGCCGTTGCCGATCATGCACTCGACGTTGTCGCGCAGGATGCCGGAGGGGATGAGGTGCAGCACGGTCTTCTCGCCGCCGATCACCAGCGTATGGCCGGCATTGTGCCCGCCCTGGAAGCGCACCACCGCGGAGGCGCGGTCGGTGAGCAGGTCGACGATCTTGCCCTTGCCCTCATCACCCCACTGGGTGCCCAGAATGACGACGCTCTTGCCCATTATTTACAGTCCACCACGGTCCACTGACCGTTCGATTCAACCAGTTCACGATCACAGCCCATCGAGCGGGCGTCGCCCGTCTGCCCCGAG
This window encodes:
- the alr gene encoding alanine racemase, translating into MRRHARAQFDLAALRHNLGRVRAAAPGARVMAAVKADAYGHGMLRVAEALAAGGAGEAADGLAVACVDEALALREAGIRLPVLALQGPRDADELRAAADRGISLCLHQAWQCALLDAVRLPQPLAVWLKIDTGMHRMGVAMEEVAGLYQALSAHANVAGPPGLMTHFARADEPGSPVTDEQIAAFDRATGGLAGPQSLANSAAILSRPDSHRDWVRPGIMLYGGSPFAETPAADLGLRPVMTLTAPLIAIRQARRGDAIGYGGDWTCPEDMPIGCVAIGYGDGYPRHAPSGTPVAVAGRRTALAGRVSMDVVTIDLRGIDARVGDPVELWGPTIPMDEVATHAGTISYELTCSTGPFV
- the dnaB gene encoding replicative DNA helicase, coding for MIEVASRSNRHQRSVEDLKVPPHSIEAEQAVLGGLMLENSAWDQIADRVGEEDFYRHDHRLIFRAIADLAERSSPFDVVTLSEWFQSRGELETVGGLAYLGTLAKDTPSAANIRAYADIVRERAILRRMIEVGTAIADNGYNADGRDSKELLDDAERRVFEIAERGARAQQGFRSIKSLLKNTVEHIDSLFERDDPITGLPTGYNDFDEMTSGLQAGDLVIVAGRPSMGKTTFAMNIAEYAAIKRKTPVAIFSMEMPGEQLAMRMLSSMGRINQQRLRTGRLEEEDWPRLTSAVSMFTEVPLFIDDSPALSPTEIRARARRLMREHGELGLIVIDYLQLMQAGSRAGENRATEISEISRGLKALAKELSVPVIALSQLNRSLEQRPNKRPVMSDLRESGAIEQDADVIVFIYRDEVYNPESPDKGTAEIIIGKQRNGPIGTVRLTFLGQYTKFENFTPEIYSNEGF
- the rplI gene encoding 50S ribosomal protein L9 — protein: MEVILLEKIENLGGLGDKVKVRAGYARNFLIPQAKAKYATAENVAEFEARRAELEKAAAEALAAAEARKAKIDGLEVTITAAAGGEGKLFGSVGTQDIAEAISAAAGVEVEKREVRMPEGPVRAAGEYEFEVHLHSDVDALVKVIVVGEEQA
- a CDS encoding DUF2232 domain-containing protein, with the protein product MRGLADFIMAGRIQAVTAAVGFAVLALFLPPVALLSGAAVVLVTLRLGLAAGASVALLSGLALTILGWVMAGVPQLGLLFALGQWLAPLLFAELLRRTVSWRLTLQALLLLTLGLLLLAQLLWPEMTATWREALAEGMAPLLAEGGMPPAQVDEVLDRLAGLMSAVLAVALMLGTAFMLVIGRYWQAALYNPGGFGEEFRALRLGLWPAGLVIGLVLGMLLLDSRLLGQLALVTAAMFLLQGLALAHGLARLYKWHMGWMVALYVLLLLPPFSTYAVAMLTAFGVIDCFADFRARAGAGARGNE
- the rpsR gene encoding 30S ribosomal protein S18, which translates into the protein MARYFRRRKYCRFTAEGVEEIDYKDLATLKNYITETGKIVPSRITGTKARYQRQLATAVKRARFLALLPYTDRHEP
- the priB gene encoding primosomal replication protein N; translated protein: MTAGVNRLRRDGQLHGQVESRITPAGIPIHRFTLAHESSQVEAGMPREARCQIAVVASGETLAPVAGSLQEGDRVVVEGFVSRSSYRDESYRIVLHAQTIELLR
- the rpsF gene encoding 30S ribosomal protein S6; this encodes MRHYEIVFLVHPDQSEQVPAMIERYRGIIEAAEGKVHRLEDWGRRQLAYPINKIHKAHYVMMNVECGQEPIEELESAFRFNDAVIRNLVMRMNKAHTEASPLAKGSDDSDERPRSRQDDNEDSDDE
- the rlmB gene encoding 23S rRNA (guanosine(2251)-2'-O)-methyltransferase RlmB; protein product: MSRDSRIFGLHAVTAALRNDPENITRLLVDRGRHDRRLKEVLDLARERGIRVEQADARQLEREAGGDRHQGVVAHYQAPEALGEEALDDILAANPQPLLLVLDGVTDPHNLGACLRTADAAGVAAVIVPRDKAVGLTPTVRKVACGAAESVPFIQVTNLARTLETLKQQGLWVVGAAGEGAAELYDVDLTGGCVLAMGAEGSGLRRLTREHCDHLVRIPMRGQVESLNVSVATGVCLYEALRQRQVANSK
- the rnr gene encoding ribonuclease R; protein product: MTKRNSNNLPADPNFEREATKYERPIASRELILEVIEDAGPVDYEGLVELLTIEDEDGREALRRRLRAMERDGQLVRNRRRCYLPAARAQMVAGRVIGHPDGFGFLVPDEGGDDVFLSAREMRSILHGDRVVVRVVGLDRRGRREGALVEVLERSHEEIVGRYFHERGIGFVVPDNKRISQDVLIPAGEQGEAKDGQIVIAAITEQPSRRNQPIGRVIEVLGEHMAPGMEIDVAIRAHDLPHEWPHDVEKEALGFGDEVPESAKQGRTDLRDTPLVTIDGEDARDFDDAVFCEPTADGWRLLVAIADVSHYVLPGSALDTEAFKRGTSVYFPERVIPMLPEVLSNGLCSINPQVDRLCMVCEMQINRDGTIASHRFFDAVMRSHARLIYDEVAQIVVDKDAATRERHAHVVPHLDHLYTLYHALRKARDERGAIDFETTETKIVFGEGRKIERIVPYERNDAHKVIEECMIAANVCAARFLSDHKIPALHRVHEGPNADKLEALREFLGEVGLSLGGGDEPEPGHYTALLEQIRKRPDAHLIQTVLLRSLRQAVYSPDPTGHFGLAHDYYTHFTSPIRRYPDLLVHRAIRHLIKGGRPEQFRYDHQDMVTMGEHCSMTERRADEATRDAVDWLKCEYMLDKVGEEFDGYVTSVTGFGLFVELRDIYVEGLVHVTSLANDYYNFDPIGHRMTGERSGRVYRIGDPIRVQVARVDLDERKIDFMPAAEEMGDGGRAEGEGKKPGRKKTGQKKSGKKADGKRSGKKEGGKQGEDASPDGDRPRAKSKKKRRRKPAGKKADGGNA
- a CDS encoding adenylosuccinate synthase, coding for MGKSVVILGTQWGDEGKGKIVDLLTDRASAVVRFQGGHNAGHTLVIGGEKTVLHLIPSGILRDNVECMIGNGVVLSPDALMDEMKMLEDRDVPVRERLRISEACQLILPYHVALDLAREQARGRAAIGTTGRGIGPAYEDKVARRGLRLGDLFHRERFAAKLGEVLDYHNFVLKNYFKTDVIDFQKTLDDALALAEILQPMVSDVTQRLAELRAEGANILYEGAQGSLLDIDHGTYPFVTSSNTTAGGACTGSGVGPLNLDYVLGITKAYTTRVGAGPFPTELFDEMGEHLAKRGHEFGSTTGRARRCGWFDAVALRRSVQINSVSGLCVTKLDVLDGLDTLRICVGYRCDGQESAVPPVGAENFATCEPIYEDLPGWKESTIGITRYEDLPEAARAYLKRIEEVVGTPVDMISTGPDRDQNILLQHPFA